The Micromonospora sp. NBC_01740 genome includes a window with the following:
- a CDS encoding extracellular catalytic domain type 1 short-chain-length polyhydroxyalkanoate depolymerase, with translation MRTRLRVLGAALAAAALTALAAVAVAPPASAATLTEVTSFGPNPSNLRMYLYVPDSVAPRPGLLVAVHYCTGTGPAMYANTQYAALADRYGYIVVYPSVTRSSQCFDVSSPQALRRDGGSDPVGIKSMVDHVRQRYAVDPDRIFATGISSGAMMTNVLLGLYPDVFSAGAAFSGVPFGCFATTNGSEWNSECANGQVTRTAREWGNLVRNAYPGYTGRRPRMQTWHGTNDEVLRYPNFGEQVKQWTDVHGLSQTPTYTDSPQAGYTRTRYGGSGDRAPVEAISMQGVSHNLPVDAAQAIRFFGLDTAAPPTTPPPTTPPPTSPPPSTPPPSTPPPSPGACRVGYTVNAWNAGLTASVTVTNTGTTTVDGWSLAFTLPAGQSITNGWNATYAPTSGAVTARNVSYNATIAPGTSVSVGFQATHTGDTGRPASFTLNGATCAIA, from the coding sequence ATGAGGACCAGACTCCGAGTGCTGGGCGCCGCCCTGGCCGCCGCCGCGCTGACCGCCCTGGCGGCGGTGGCGGTCGCCCCGCCGGCGTCCGCCGCGACCCTGACCGAGGTGACGAGCTTCGGCCCCAACCCGAGCAACCTGCGCATGTACCTGTACGTGCCGGACTCCGTCGCGCCCCGGCCGGGGCTGCTGGTCGCGGTGCACTACTGCACCGGCACCGGCCCTGCCATGTACGCCAACACCCAGTACGCGGCGCTCGCCGACCGGTACGGCTACATCGTCGTCTACCCGTCGGTGACCCGCAGCAGCCAGTGCTTCGACGTCTCCTCCCCGCAGGCGCTGCGCCGCGACGGCGGCAGCGACCCGGTGGGCATCAAGTCGATGGTCGACCATGTTCGGCAGCGCTACGCCGTCGACCCCGACCGGATCTTCGCCACCGGCATCTCGTCGGGCGCGATGATGACCAACGTCCTGCTCGGGCTCTACCCCGACGTGTTCAGCGCCGGGGCGGCGTTCTCCGGGGTCCCCTTCGGCTGCTTCGCCACCACCAACGGCTCCGAGTGGAACAGCGAGTGCGCCAACGGCCAGGTCACCAGGACCGCGCGGGAGTGGGGGAACCTGGTCCGCAACGCCTATCCGGGCTACACCGGACGCCGGCCCCGGATGCAGACGTGGCACGGGACTAACGACGAGGTGCTGCGCTACCCGAACTTCGGCGAGCAGGTCAAGCAGTGGACCGACGTGCACGGGCTGAGCCAGACGCCGACGTACACCGACAGCCCGCAGGCCGGCTACACCCGCACCCGCTACGGCGGCAGCGGCGACCGGGCGCCGGTCGAGGCGATCAGCATGCAGGGGGTGTCGCACAACCTGCCGGTCGACGCCGCGCAGGCGATCCGCTTCTTCGGGCTCGACACCGCCGCGCCCCCCACCACGCCGCCGCCGACCACGCCGCCGCCGACGAGCCCGCCGCCCAGCACTCCGCCGCCCAGCACTCCCCCGCCCTCGCCGGGCGCCTGCCGGGTGGGCTACACCGTCAACGCCTGGAACGCCGGCCTGACCGCCTCGGTCACCGTCACCAACACCGGCACCACGACGGTGGACGGCTGGTCGCTGGCCTTCACGCTGCCCGCCGGCCAGAGCATCACCAACGGCTGGAACGCGACGTACGCCCCGACCAGCGGCGCGGTCACCGCCCGCAACGTCTCCTACAACGCCACCATCGCGCCCGGCACGTCGGTCAGCGTCGGCTTCCAGGCCACCCACACCGGTGACACGGGACGGCCCGCCTCGTTCACCCTCAACGGCGCCACCTGCGCGATCGCCTGA
- a CDS encoding TioE family transcriptional regulator, producing the protein MTPNPQSSGRLRPVDLARAHGLSTQAVRNYEAAGILPAADRTPHGYRTYTALHAQALRAFLALVPGHGHATATSIMQAVNRGATEDALRLVDESHAQLLDDRRTLQAAEAAVGDLDPVPQGRSNTFVGPLSRRLGIRPATLRKWERAGVLQPRRDPQTGYRVYSAADVRDARLAHQLRRGGYLLAQIAPLIAQVRSAGGVAPLGSMLRDWRARLAARSRAMLTGAAALDAYLNCRPVPPGDRPSAPGTASPATDPIQPPGGSR; encoded by the coding sequence ATGACGCCAAACCCTCAAAGCAGTGGCAGGCTCAGGCCGGTCGATCTGGCGCGCGCGCACGGCCTGTCGACGCAGGCGGTCAGGAACTACGAGGCGGCCGGCATCCTTCCGGCCGCGGACCGCACCCCGCACGGCTACCGCACCTACACGGCGCTGCACGCGCAGGCACTGCGCGCGTTCCTCGCCCTCGTGCCCGGACACGGGCATGCGACCGCCACATCGATCATGCAGGCGGTCAACCGGGGCGCGACCGAGGACGCCCTCCGGCTCGTCGACGAGAGTCACGCGCAGCTGCTCGACGACCGCCGCACCCTTCAGGCCGCCGAAGCCGCTGTCGGTGACCTCGATCCGGTGCCGCAGGGACGGAGCAACACGTTCGTCGGTCCCCTGTCGAGAAGGCTCGGCATCCGCCCGGCCACCCTGCGGAAGTGGGAACGCGCGGGCGTGCTCCAGCCGCGCCGCGACCCGCAGACGGGCTACCGGGTCTACAGCGCCGCCGACGTGCGCGACGCCCGGCTGGCCCACCAGCTCAGGCGGGGTGGCTACCTGCTGGCGCAGATCGCCCCGCTGATCGCCCAGGTCCGCTCCGCCGGAGGCGTCGCGCCGCTCGGGTCGATGCTGCGCGACTGGCGCGCCCGCCTCGCTGCCCGCAGCCGTGCCATGCTGACCGGCGCCGCCGCCCTGGACGCCTACCTCAACTGCCGACCGGTCCCGCCCGGCGACAGGCCGAGCGCCCCCGGCACCGCCTCACCGGCCACGGATCCGATCCAGCCACCGGGTGGCTCCCGCTGA
- a CDS encoding endo-1,4-beta-xylanase, whose product MTERHPRDTRSRSRSRARAAIVVAAVGLLAATGATVLPGAASAGTTLGASAAERGRYFGAAVAANKLSDNTYVTILNREFNSVTPENEMKIDATEPQQGQFTFGNADRIVSHARSRGMSVRGHTLAWHSQQPGWMQNMSGSALRQAMLNHVTQVATHFRGQVVAWDVVNEAFADGGSGARRDSNLQRTGNDWIEAAFRAARAADPGAKLCYNDYNTDDWSHAKTQAVYAMVRDFKQRGVPIDCVGLQSHFNSGSPYPGNYRTTLSSFAALGVDVQITELDIAGASPTTYRNVVNDCLAVSRCTGITVWGIRDSDSWRASDTPLLFDNNGNRKPAYDAVLAALNNGTPPPTTPPPTTGPTTPPPGGSCTATLRDGTRWGDRFNSDVTVSGATNWTVVVEVTPPQKVSATWNGTPSWDGSGNVMTMRSNGSGNVFGFTTMANGNWTRPQVRSCTAS is encoded by the coding sequence ATGACCGAGAGGCACCCCCGGGACACCCGGTCGAGATCGCGTTCGCGGGCGCGCGCGGCCATCGTCGTCGCCGCCGTGGGACTGCTCGCGGCGACCGGCGCCACGGTCCTGCCCGGCGCGGCGAGCGCCGGGACCACGCTGGGCGCGTCGGCGGCGGAGCGCGGTCGCTACTTCGGCGCGGCCGTCGCCGCCAACAAGCTCAGCGACAACACCTACGTCACGATCCTGAACCGCGAGTTCAACTCGGTGACGCCCGAGAACGAGATGAAGATCGACGCCACCGAGCCGCAGCAGGGGCAGTTCACCTTCGGCAACGCGGACCGGATCGTCAGCCACGCCCGCAGCCGGGGCATGAGCGTGCGGGGCCACACCCTGGCCTGGCACTCGCAGCAACCCGGCTGGATGCAGAACATGAGCGGCAGCGCGCTGCGCCAGGCGATGCTCAACCACGTCACCCAGGTGGCCACCCACTTCCGGGGTCAGGTCGTGGCCTGGGACGTGGTCAACGAGGCGTTCGCCGACGGCGGCAGCGGGGCCCGGCGCGACTCGAACCTCCAGCGCACCGGCAACGACTGGATCGAGGCGGCGTTCCGGGCCGCCCGGGCCGCCGACCCCGGCGCCAAACTCTGCTACAACGACTACAACACGGACGACTGGAGCCACGCGAAGACCCAGGCCGTCTACGCGATGGTCCGCGACTTCAAGCAGCGCGGCGTGCCCATCGACTGCGTGGGCCTCCAGTCGCACTTCAACAGCGGCTCGCCCTACCCGGGCAACTACCGCACCACGCTGTCCAGCTTCGCGGCGCTCGGCGTCGACGTGCAGATCACCGAGCTGGACATCGCCGGGGCCTCGCCCACCACGTACCGCAACGTGGTCAACGACTGCCTCGCGGTCTCCCGGTGCACCGGCATCACCGTGTGGGGCATCCGGGACAGCGACTCCTGGCGGGCCTCCGACACGCCGCTGCTGTTCGACAACAACGGCAACCGCAAGCCCGCGTACGACGCTGTCCTCGCCGCCCTGAACAACGGCACTCCCCCGCCGACCACGCCGCCGCCGACGACCGGCCCGACCACCCCGCCGCCGGGTGGAAGCTGCACCGCCACCCTGCGCGACGGCACCCGGTGGGGCGACCGGTTCAACAGCGACGTCACGGTCAGCGGCGCCACCAACTGGACCGTGGTCGTCGAGGTGACGCCCCCGCAGAAGGTCTCCGCCACCTGGAACGGCACCCCGAGCTGGGACGGCAGCGGGAACGTCATGACGATGCGCTCCAACGGCAGCGGCAACGTCTTCGGGTTCACCACGATGGCCAACGGCAACTGGACGCGCCCCCAGGTGCGCTCCTGCACCGCCTCCTGA
- a CDS encoding erythromycin esterase family protein — translation MTAGIADAAQAVDPAAVMGLLPGRPRLLALGEPTHGEDALLDLRNELFRQLVEQEHYRTIAIESDCMMGLVVDDHVTSGTGVLDDVMERGFSHGWGAFAANRELVRWMRAYNDGRPPAEQVRFAGFDGPLEITGAASPRQALTALHAYLAARVDADLLPCAAETLDHLLGADGRWTDPAAMMDPSRSVGRTPDAGRLRLLADDLVALLDAQTPHLIGASTPEDWHRARLYGRTAVGLLRYHHAMADPSPSRMARLLAVRDSMMAANLLAIAGRGPALVNAHNGHLQRHKSSMRMGGLPVQWWSAGAIVGAHLGEEYAFLATAVGTIRHQGVDAPPPDTVEGLLYALPAERHLVDARRLAAALAGMTPAARVSPWFGYAPLDPAHVAGTDGILFVRDAGRGQAPSASGND, via the coding sequence ATGACTGCTGGTATCGCAGACGCCGCCCAAGCCGTCGACCCCGCTGCCGTCATGGGGTTGCTCCCGGGCAGGCCGCGGCTGCTCGCCCTGGGCGAGCCCACCCACGGCGAGGACGCCCTGCTCGACCTGCGCAACGAGCTCTTCCGTCAACTCGTCGAGCAGGAGCACTACCGGACGATCGCGATCGAGAGCGACTGCATGATGGGGCTGGTCGTGGACGACCACGTCACCTCGGGCACCGGCGTCCTCGACGACGTCATGGAGCGCGGGTTCAGCCACGGGTGGGGCGCCTTCGCCGCCAACCGCGAGCTGGTGCGCTGGATGCGCGCGTACAACGACGGGCGGCCCCCGGCGGAGCAGGTGCGGTTCGCCGGGTTCGACGGCCCGCTGGAGATCACCGGCGCCGCGAGCCCCCGGCAGGCCCTCACCGCGCTCCACGCCTACCTCGCCGCCCGGGTCGACGCCGACCTGCTTCCCTGCGCGGCGGAGACGCTCGACCACCTGCTCGGCGCCGACGGGCGGTGGACCGATCCCGCCGCGATGATGGACCCGTCCCGGTCCGTGGGGCGGACGCCCGACGCCGGCCGGCTGCGGCTGCTCGCCGACGACCTGGTGGCCCTGCTCGACGCGCAGACGCCACACCTGATCGGGGCGTCCACACCGGAGGACTGGCACCGGGCACGCCTGTACGGGCGTACGGCCGTCGGCCTGCTGCGCTACCACCACGCGATGGCCGACCCGTCGCCGAGCCGCATGGCGCGGTTGCTCGCCGTGCGGGATTCGATGATGGCCGCCAACCTGCTCGCCATCGCCGGACGAGGGCCGGCACTGGTGAACGCCCACAACGGCCACCTCCAGCGGCACAAGAGCAGCATGCGGATGGGCGGACTGCCGGTGCAGTGGTGGAGCGCCGGCGCGATCGTCGGCGCCCACCTGGGCGAGGAGTACGCCTTCCTCGCCACGGCCGTCGGCACGATCCGCCACCAGGGAGTCGACGCCCCGCCGCCGGACACTGTCGAAGGGCTGCTGTACGCGCTGCCGGCGGAGCGTCACCTCGTCGACGCCCGCCGACTGGCCGCCGCCCTCGCCGGCATGACGCCCGCCGCCCGGGTGTCGCCCTGGTTCGGATACGCCCCGCTCGACCCGGCCCACGTGGCCGGCACCGACGGGATCCTGTTCGTCAGGGACGCCGGGCGGGGTCAGGCCCCGTCAGCGTCCGGCAACGACTGA
- a CDS encoding bifunctional helix-turn-helix transcriptional regulator/GNAT family N-acetyltransferase: MEAESIAAVRRFNRTVTQRVGALDDEYMARARPLAQARLLWEIGPGGAEVAALRSRLGLDSGHLSRLLRALEGDGLVTVGPSDQVGGDRRVRVATLTAAGRAEWTELDERSDDFARSILAPLTGRRRERLVAAMAEVERLLVASMVLIAPCPPGDPRARACVRAYAREVARRFDGGFDPARSNPVHDEELVPPAGVFLLATLNAEPVGCGAVRLHRDAPAEIKRVWVAEAVRGLGLGRRMLSELERHAAERGWSAVRLDTNRNLTEAIAMYRAAGYREVEAYNAEPYAHHWFEKRLAR; the protein is encoded by the coding sequence ATGGAAGCGGAGTCGATCGCCGCCGTGCGGCGGTTCAACCGGACGGTGACCCAGCGGGTGGGGGCGCTCGACGACGAGTACATGGCGCGCGCCCGCCCCCTCGCCCAGGCCCGCCTGCTGTGGGAGATCGGCCCCGGTGGCGCCGAGGTCGCGGCGCTGCGGTCCCGGCTCGGGCTGGACTCGGGGCACCTCAGTCGCCTCCTGCGCGCCCTGGAGGGCGACGGGCTCGTCACCGTCGGGCCGTCCGACCAGGTGGGCGGGGACAGACGGGTCCGGGTCGCCACGCTCACCGCCGCCGGCCGTGCCGAGTGGACCGAGCTCGACGAGCGCTCCGACGACTTCGCCCGGTCGATCCTCGCCCCGCTGACCGGGCGACGCCGCGAGCGGCTCGTCGCGGCGATGGCCGAGGTGGAACGGCTGCTCGTCGCGTCGATGGTGCTGATCGCGCCCTGCCCGCCCGGCGACCCGCGGGCCCGCGCCTGCGTACGGGCCTACGCCCGGGAGGTGGCGCGGCGCTTCGACGGCGGGTTCGACCCGGCCCGGAGCAACCCGGTCCACGACGAGGAACTCGTCCCCCCGGCCGGAGTGTTCCTGCTCGCCACCCTCAACGCCGAGCCGGTCGGCTGCGGCGCGGTGAGGCTCCACCGGGACGCGCCCGCCGAGATCAAGCGGGTCTGGGTGGCGGAAGCCGTACGCGGGCTCGGGCTCGGGCGGCGGATGCTGAGCGAGCTGGAACGCCACGCCGCCGAGCGGGGCTGGAGCGCCGTCCGGCTGGACACGAACCGCAACCTCACCGAGGCGATCGCGATGTACCGGGCGGCCGGTTACCGCGAGGTCGAGGCGTACAACGCCGAGCCGTACGCCCACCACTGGTTCGAGAAGCGCCTGGCACGGTGA
- a CDS encoding rod shape-determining protein, whose protein sequence is MSMLAPGAYARLGLRHPVALDLGTSTVRLWTPVSGTVVTEPAVVACTSSGAQAVGRAAIALRDTGDANLLWPVRHGVVADFFGCVHLLRVLAAASGRPGDDVSPVVVGVPATATLRQKDLLVAAVRHAFGGRVATVEEPLAAALACRADLDRDDVVAVDIGHGRTEIAHIADRAVEAVERVDAPDPFDRVSLIAAAVRRVGARPAFPGRRRLLITGGGAVHPELGARLAALTGRVVTMPADPHLATLAGLRLLLTG, encoded by the coding sequence ATGAGCATGCTGGCCCCCGGCGCATACGCCCGCCTCGGTCTGCGGCATCCCGTCGCCCTCGACCTGGGCACCTCCACGGTGCGACTGTGGACGCCGGTCTCCGGCACGGTGGTCACCGAGCCCGCCGTCGTCGCGTGCACGTCGTCCGGCGCCCAGGCCGTCGGACGTGCCGCCATCGCCCTGCGGGACACCGGTGACGCGAATCTGCTGTGGCCGGTACGCCACGGCGTGGTGGCCGACTTCTTCGGCTGCGTACACCTGTTGCGGGTGCTGGCCGCGGCGAGCGGACGGCCGGGTGACGACGTCTCCCCGGTCGTGGTCGGCGTGCCGGCCACCGCCACCCTGCGGCAGAAGGACCTCCTGGTCGCGGCGGTCCGCCACGCGTTCGGCGGGCGGGTCGCCACGGTGGAGGAACCGCTGGCCGCCGCCCTGGCCTGCCGGGCCGACCTCGACCGCGACGACGTGGTCGCCGTCGACATCGGACACGGCCGGACCGAGATCGCGCACATCGCCGATCGCGCGGTCGAGGCGGTCGAGCGCGTCGACGCGCCCGACCCTTTCGACCGGGTGTCGCTGATCGCCGCCGCGGTCCGACGCGTGGGCGCCCGGCCGGCGTTCCCGGGGCGACGCCGGCTGCTGATCACCGGCGGCGGGGCGGTACACCCCGAACTCGGGGCCCGGCTGGCCGCGCTGACCGGCCGGGTCGTCACGATGCCCGCCGATCCGCACCTGGCCACGCTCGCCGGCCTGCGCCTGCTGCTCACCGGCTGA
- a CDS encoding potassium transporter TrkA, with product MDVELTPLPGIGLRRMFTTDAGVRVGVVTHHVGGRRELVYPDGDDPDATRSITLTHDEAVVLAGLLGLLDVLDVTGPGALTTTPPGGG from the coding sequence ATGGACGTCGAGCTGACCCCCCTGCCCGGTATCGGGCTGCGCCGCATGTTCACCACCGACGCGGGAGTGCGCGTCGGGGTGGTGACCCACCACGTCGGCGGCCGGCGTGAGCTGGTCTACCCCGACGGCGACGACCCCGACGCCACCCGCAGCATCACCCTCACCCACGACGAGGCCGTCGTGCTCGCCGGACTGCTGGGCCTGCTCGACGTCCTCGACGTCACCGGGCCCGGCGCCCTCACGACTACCCCACCCGGCGGCGGGTAA
- a CDS encoding D-arabinono-1,4-lactone oxidase → MGRKFVNWSGSLSFTPAEYAEPADEDEVRALVRRARETGTTLRPVGSGHSSSPLVRTDGILASLDRLAGVIADDDGLATVRAGTKLKALGEGLYDAGLAMDNLGDVDYQSIAGATATGTHGTGLGFGNLSTQVAGVRLVTGTGDTVDVSADHHPELLPAARLSLGALGVLTRVTLAVQPRYQLHRRSWCAPVAWTLEHLAELQHTNRNMDFYWYPRNDLTQVRVMNRVDQTPDERVWHAPRVPGSAAVDEPREVHVAPTHRAIPRHRELRFEEIEYMLPVEALPACFAEVRRRIRQRHRRVAGWRVLVRSIAADDIWLSNAYGRPTATIACLQNTTLPYEEYFRDMEAVFRQYGGRPHWGKKHWLTARELRPLYPRWDDFQALRRRLDPDGVFLTPDLARLLEEA, encoded by the coding sequence GTGGGACGCAAGTTCGTGAACTGGTCCGGCAGCCTGTCGTTCACCCCCGCCGAGTACGCCGAGCCCGCCGACGAGGACGAGGTGCGGGCGCTGGTGCGGCGGGCCCGCGAAACCGGCACGACGCTGCGGCCGGTGGGCTCCGGGCACTCGTCCAGCCCGCTGGTGCGCACCGACGGGATCCTCGCCAGCCTCGACCGGCTCGCCGGGGTGATCGCCGACGACGACGGGCTCGCCACCGTCCGCGCCGGCACCAAACTCAAGGCCCTCGGGGAGGGCCTGTACGACGCGGGGCTGGCGATGGACAACCTCGGGGACGTGGACTACCAGTCGATCGCCGGCGCGACCGCCACCGGCACCCACGGCACCGGCCTGGGCTTCGGCAACCTCTCCACCCAGGTCGCCGGCGTCCGGCTGGTCACCGGAACCGGCGACACGGTGGACGTCAGCGCGGACCACCACCCGGAGCTCCTGCCGGCGGCCCGGCTCTCCCTGGGCGCCCTCGGCGTCCTCACCCGGGTCACGCTGGCCGTGCAACCCCGCTACCAGCTGCACCGCCGGTCCTGGTGCGCGCCCGTCGCCTGGACCCTGGAGCACCTGGCCGAGTTGCAGCACACCAACCGCAACATGGACTTCTACTGGTATCCCCGCAACGACCTGACCCAGGTCCGGGTCATGAACCGGGTCGACCAGACGCCGGACGAGCGGGTGTGGCACGCGCCGCGGGTACCGGGCTCGGCGGCCGTGGACGAGCCCCGCGAGGTCCACGTGGCCCCCACCCACCGGGCCATCCCCCGCCACCGGGAGCTGCGGTTCGAGGAGATCGAGTACATGCTGCCGGTGGAGGCGTTGCCGGCCTGCTTCGCTGAGGTGCGGCGGCGCATCAGGCAGCGGCACCGCCGGGTCGCCGGCTGGCGGGTGCTGGTGCGCAGCATCGCCGCCGACGACATCTGGCTCAGCAACGCCTACGGCCGGCCGACCGCGACCATCGCCTGCCTGCAGAACACCACCCTGCCGTACGAGGAGTACTTCCGGGACATGGAGGCGGTCTTCCGGCAGTACGGCGGCCGGCCGCACTGGGGCAAGAAGCACTGGCTGACCGCCCGCGAGCTGCGTCCGCTCTATCCCCGCTGGGACGACTTCCAGGCGTTGCGGCGCCGACTGGACCCGGACGGGGTGTTCCTCACCCCGGACCTGGCCCGGCTGCTGGAGGAGGCGTGA